The DNA region CTTATTAATTTATTTATATGAAATTATTCGTTGCTGGACTACCTCGTGATTTTGACGATGTAGATTTTAAAGAAATGTTTGAGTTATACGGCACTGTTGCATCTGCAAAAGTGATTATGGATAGAGCAACTCAAAAGAGTAAAGGATTTGGTTTTTTGGAAATGCCTGTAGACACAGAAGCGAATAGTGTTATTACTACATTGAATGGTGTAAAGATGGCGGGCAAACCATTGGTTATCAAAGAAGCAACCGAACAAGCAAGCGCTCCACAAGGCCCAAGACAAGGTGGATTCAGACCACAAGGTCCAAGACAAGGTGGCGGTGGTAATTACAATAGACCTAATGGTAGATCTCAAAATCGTTATTAATCTACATGGAGCCTAAAAATATCTTCTTGCTCATCGGAGCAATATTTGGTGGTTTCGCTGTTATACTTGGTGCATTTGGCGCGCACTATTTCAAAAAACTAATTTCGAAAGAGCGATTAGAAAGTTTTGAAACTGATGTAAAATACCAAATGTATCATGCAATCGTCTTATTAATTGTAGGAGTTGCACTCCCACTCAATACTTCCAGTCAGATATGGGCTTGCCGATGTTTTGTGATCGGCACAATTCTGTTTTCTGGAAGTATTTATTTTTTAAGTTTTGCCGATTATTGGAAGAAAAATCTTAAGTTTTTGGGACCTATAACTCCTTTAGGTGGTTTATTTCTCATAATTGGCTGGGGTAGTCTAGTAGCCTATTTTCTCTAATTTTGGAGAAAAAACGTCACAAAATTCATGTATTCTTTAACTTCACGCACACATGAATCGTAAAGACTTTCTAAAAAATACAAGTTTAGCTTTTGGTGCTGCAGCACTTTCCATTTCTACTAAAGCAAATACGCTTACTCGAAAGAAAATCACAATTCCTCCTTATTTAAAATCAGGCGATACGATCGGAATAACTTGTCCGGCAGGACATATTTCATTAGAAGAAATACAACCTTCATTGGAAGTAATGCAATCATGGGGATTGAAAATCCTAATTGGTGAAACGGTTGGCAAAAAATGGGGCACATTTGGAGGTACAGATCAAGAACGTATTGAGGATTTTGAAAAAATGCTTCGAAATACAAATGTCAAAGCGATCATGTGTGCTCGAGGTGGTTATGGGATTGTTCGAATAATTAATGCTATAAATATTAATCTTTTGGAAGAAAATCCTAAATGGATTATTGGTTTTAGTGATGTAACGGTTTTGCATAGTCACATCAATAGCAATCAGCGTATTGCGACGATTCATTCCAAAATGTGCAATAGTTTTCCTGATGTATGGCAGACGGCAGAACAATTACGCAAAGACTCCATTATTTCCATACAAAAAGCGCTTTTTGGAGAGGCTGTTAATTATAATATTTTACCAAACTCTTATAACAGGATTGGCATCGCAGATGCGGAAGTAATTGGAGGCAATCTACGCACAATAGAAAACTTAGCAGGTACCATATCTGAAATCCAAACAAAAGGGAAAATTCTCTTTTTGGAAGAAGTTGAGGAGCCGATGTACAATGTAGATCGTATGTTTTGGAATCTAAAGCGTACAGGAAAATTAGCAGAATTGAAAGGACTGATCATCGGCGGATTTAAAATCAAGCCTGACGATGATCCTGCAGATGCTTTTGGTTTATCCATGTATGAAATCATTTTAGAAAAAACGAAAGAGTACGATTATCCGATTTGTTTTGATTTTCCAGTCGGACATCAAGTAAATAATTTTGCTATTAAGTGTGGCGTGAAACACCATTTACAAGTATCCGCATCCAATATAGTTTTTAAAGAAATACAATAATGAAAGAGCTCATTTTACCTCCATATTTGAAACAAGGTGACACGATTGGAATTGTTTGTCCATCAGGCTACATGCCAAAGGAAAATGCCGAAAATTGTATTCTTTTTTTGGAAGAACAAGGTTTCAAAGTCCAAACTGGCCCAACACTTGGAGGTCAATTTCACTATTTTTCAGGTACGGATCAAGAACGTTTGGATGATTTACAAAGGATGTTGGATGACACCAACATTAAGGCGATATTATTCGGACGTGGAGGATATGGTATGAGTCGTATTATCGACAGGTTAGATTTCTCCAAATTTAAAAAACAACCCAAATGGATCATTGGCTATAGTGATATCACCTTATTGCTTTTGCATCTAGAAAATAAGCTGCGAATTGCATCTTTGCATGCACCCATGGCGGGCGCATTTAATAAAGAAGTAGCATCTGAAACATATCGCAATTCTTTACTTCCTGCAATTACTGGGGACCGATTGAAATACAAAATCGATGCCGAACCGTTAAACATTTTAGGCAAATGTCAAGGAGAATTAATTGGAGGTAATTTATGTTTACTAGCGCATTCTTTAGGAACACCTTCTGCACCAAAAACAAAAGGAAAAATATTATTTATCGAAGAAGTTGGCGAATATATTTATGGCGCTGATCGATATATATGGCAATTGAAAAGAGCCGGTTTTTTCAAAAACTTAGCAGGTATTATTATCGGAAGCTTTTCGGATATGAAAGACACAACCATACCTTTTGGCTCGACCATGGAAGAAGCAATTTTGAATGATTTAAAAGAATATAAAATCCCCATTGCTTTCAACTTTCCGGTTGGTCATACAGAGCGAAATGTTGCATTGAAGGTCGGCGTCAAATTCAAATTAGACGTTCAAAAAAAAGCTACCACATTAGAGGAACTATAATTCTGGAAAAAATAAAGCGTGTTGACTTCCTGTTTGAAAGTCTCTCCATATTTGATTTAGTAATGTATCATGATGCATTATGGTCAAACCACAATATGGGAAAAGCATATTGACAATGTCCCGGCATGTTCTAGCTAAAGATTGCGCAGATTCATTTACATGAGAATAGTCGATATCTAATTTCTCTGCAACTACATCCTGCCAAGTTGATTCGACATTTGTAAATAATTCTTGACGGACATTTTCTAATTGACCTTCCAAATCCAATACAATGGAATTCAAATGCGCATTTTCTGAAAGAAGATTACCATCTTTTCCCTTTTTTATAGAAAAATATTTTTTGCACTCTTCTATAAAGTGAATCGTCATGCCTGATAGATTCGCACCAACTGTCGCCCCCGCCAATGGATGAAATGGATATCGATACAATGCAGTATTTATAATTGGATGATTTTCATCAATGGCAAATATTCTATTTTTAGGTACTTCATTTTTCACTAATTCAAATGAATGTCCAGCAGATGCGACCAAACCAATTTCGCTCCAACTACTAGAAATCCCAACTTCATTTTTCAAAAAGCAAAAAGATTGAATAATTTCTGAATCATTTTTGGAAATACAATTCGCTGTAAAAACGGTAGCATCTGGAGCGCCACTCGCATATTTCCAATTACCAGAAATTTGGTATTCGTTCTCTAAGGCTTCAAAAATACCCGTCGGTGCACCACTTCCAGCCAAACAAGCTTTGGGATTTGCAAAAATCAATTTGGCAAAATTTTCATCCAAATAGCCACCAAACCAGCCGGCACCACTACATAATGTAAATACCCAACCAGCCGAACCGTCTACCCAACCAATAGCTTCTTCAAAGCGAACAATTTCTGGCAACGTCCATTCTAATCCACCATATATTTTGGGAACCAATGCAAGAAACCATTTTTGGGAATAAAAAAGAGCTAACTGTTTGTCAGTTAGCCTTTTATTTT from Rhizosphaericola mali includes:
- a CDS encoding RNA recognition motif domain-containing protein — translated: MKLFVAGLPRDFDDVDFKEMFELYGTVASAKVIMDRATQKSKGFGFLEMPVDTEANSVITTLNGVKMAGKPLVIKEATEQASAPQGPRQGGFRPQGPRQGGGGNYNRPNGRSQNRY
- a CDS encoding DUF423 domain-containing protein, with protein sequence MEPKNIFLLIGAIFGGFAVILGAFGAHYFKKLISKERLESFETDVKYQMYHAIVLLIVGVALPLNTSSQIWACRCFVIGTILFSGSIYFLSFADYWKKNLKFLGPITPLGGLFLIIGWGSLVAYFL
- a CDS encoding S66 peptidase family protein; protein product: MNRKDFLKNTSLAFGAAALSISTKANTLTRKKITIPPYLKSGDTIGITCPAGHISLEEIQPSLEVMQSWGLKILIGETVGKKWGTFGGTDQERIEDFEKMLRNTNVKAIMCARGGYGIVRIINAININLLEENPKWIIGFSDVTVLHSHINSNQRIATIHSKMCNSFPDVWQTAEQLRKDSIISIQKALFGEAVNYNILPNSYNRIGIADAEVIGGNLRTIENLAGTISEIQTKGKILFLEEVEEPMYNVDRMFWNLKRTGKLAELKGLIIGGFKIKPDDDPADAFGLSMYEIILEKTKEYDYPICFDFPVGHQVNNFAIKCGVKHHLQVSASNIVFKEIQ
- a CDS encoding S66 peptidase family protein; amino-acid sequence: MKELILPPYLKQGDTIGIVCPSGYMPKENAENCILFLEEQGFKVQTGPTLGGQFHYFSGTDQERLDDLQRMLDDTNIKAILFGRGGYGMSRIIDRLDFSKFKKQPKWIIGYSDITLLLLHLENKLRIASLHAPMAGAFNKEVASETYRNSLLPAITGDRLKYKIDAEPLNILGKCQGELIGGNLCLLAHSLGTPSAPKTKGKILFIEEVGEYIYGADRYIWQLKRAGFFKNLAGIIIGSFSDMKDTTIPFGSTMEEAILNDLKEYKIPIAFNFPVGHTERNVALKVGVKFKLDVQKKATTLEEL
- a CDS encoding acyl-CoA dehydrogenase family protein, with the translated sequence MNIANHPSELLKKEWIEIIRTDAAQAEKNKRLTDKQLALFYSQKWFLALVPKIYGGLEWTLPEIVRFEEAIGWVDGSAGWVFTLCSGAGWFGGYLDENFAKLIFANPKACLAGSGAPTGIFEALENEYQISGNWKYASGAPDATVFTANCISKNDSEIIQSFCFLKNEVGISSSWSEIGLVASAGHSFELVKNEVPKNRIFAIDENHPIINTALYRYPFHPLAGATVGANLSGMTIHFIEECKKYFSIKKGKDGNLLSENAHLNSIVLDLEGQLENVRQELFTNVESTWQDVVAEKLDIDYSHVNESAQSLARTCRDIVNMLFPYCGLTIMHHDTLLNQIWRDFQTGSQHALFFPEL